The Enterococcus sp. 7F3_DIV0205 genome has a window encoding:
- a CDS encoding DoxX family protein, giving the protein MQLKNATSTSLLLLRITLGITMAIHGIAKFSDLKGTTDFFVSLGLPAFMPVIIALIEVGGGIFMIIGLLVPLVSLGFIAILGSAMFMLKSGSGFVGGYELELLLIVMSVACGYSHFNKKIIQFIPPA; this is encoded by the coding sequence ATGCAGTTAAAAAACGCAACAAGCACGAGTCTTTTATTACTAAGAATAACGTTAGGGATTACTATGGCAATACATGGGATAGCAAAGTTTTCAGATTTAAAAGGAACTACTGATTTCTTCGTTAGCTTAGGTCTACCAGCTTTCATGCCTGTAATTATTGCACTGATCGAAGTTGGCGGAGGTATTTTTATGATTATTGGTTTACTAGTACCTTTGGTTTCACTAGGTTTTATTGCTATTCTAGGCTCAGCTATGTTTATGTTAAAATCTGGAAGTGGTTTTGTTGGTGGCTATGAATTAGAGTTGTTGCTAATCGTTATGTCAGTAGCATGTGGTTACTCACATTTCAACAAAAAAATTATTCAATTCATACCGCCAGCTTAA
- a CDS encoding metallophosphoesterase yields MKSNKEKDSFFIEERKSLSPSITGNSLPLEIATRIDLYPENKRRPVNKTIVKNEYFQLTYNMKENSLNISSRGDLVYSAIPYDTARNYIQRAAIQYLLHPEAAHQYIESHKINLETYLKLSIFQVTNKRVDENSAKVTQAYEAIFKDPLFEIQILGRLLQHDETGALSANLAGKFLFSENVKTGISGYISEYLKFVVQLTQALPLMTDGKNIRLLDSVMQNSAISANHLTFESDITSALSLLPQEVKQTIENSIIIGSQTIPTNNKLLLRSEFGKELSEVRQNYVAHSVDPRELEQYFENVLPIKNPNLVNVVSDVHATDEKLPFTNKNFNIIVGTSEDSPIVDEEIKGLYVIGNHELSDVLPKSQSKENEEWKKWTPFFKNKWFQGLMRNPDDSWYQLPIGDHIYYECVKDEIEKRFPKMNVLNNNSFVHNGIRYIGLTIPVVLVRRKKAQQKFILEALNQLLNKDHDSPTVIVSHAPLFNELSMLSPDSTAYKKDYVCSELKIEKLFEEYNIIGAIHGHHHIPASFGRYKMVHFAGKELFVVCSIYSKINTGFELMNLLKSEN; encoded by the coding sequence ATGAAATCAAACAAAGAGAAAGATTCTTTTTTTATCGAGGAGCGAAAGTCCTTATCACCTTCAATAACTGGGAACAGCTTACCTCTGGAAATTGCTACGCGTATTGATCTTTATCCAGAAAATAAACGGAGACCCGTTAATAAAACAATAGTCAAAAATGAGTATTTCCAATTAACCTACAATATGAAAGAAAACTCGCTAAATATATCTTCCAGAGGTGATCTTGTCTACTCTGCAATCCCTTATGATACGGCTAGGAACTATATCCAACGTGCAGCGATTCAATATTTACTTCATCCAGAAGCCGCTCACCAATACATCGAGTCACACAAAATAAATTTAGAAACCTATCTTAAGCTCAGTATTTTTCAAGTAACAAATAAACGAGTAGATGAAAATTCTGCTAAAGTGACCCAAGCGTATGAAGCAATATTTAAAGATCCATTATTTGAGATCCAAATACTAGGACGTTTATTGCAACATGATGAAACTGGTGCACTTTCGGCTAATCTTGCAGGGAAGTTTTTATTCAGTGAAAATGTCAAAACAGGAATATCCGGCTATATTTCAGAATACCTTAAGTTTGTTGTTCAGTTGACTCAAGCTTTACCTCTAATGACGGATGGAAAAAATATCCGACTATTAGACTCAGTCATGCAAAATAGTGCGATTTCGGCTAATCATTTAACCTTTGAATCTGATATTACATCGGCGTTAAGTTTACTTCCTCAAGAAGTCAAACAAACAATAGAAAATTCAATCATTATCGGGAGCCAAACTATACCTACAAACAATAAATTACTTTTACGATCAGAATTTGGAAAAGAACTGTCTGAGGTTAGGCAAAACTATGTTGCTCATAGTGTTGATCCAAGAGAACTGGAACAGTATTTTGAAAATGTTCTTCCGATAAAAAATCCTAATTTAGTAAATGTTGTTTCCGACGTCCATGCGACAGATGAGAAGCTTCCATTCACGAATAAAAACTTCAATATCATAGTTGGAACTTCAGAGGATTCTCCTATAGTTGATGAAGAGATCAAGGGACTCTATGTTATAGGGAATCACGAATTATCTGATGTACTGCCAAAAAGCCAAAGTAAAGAAAACGAAGAATGGAAGAAATGGACTCCTTTTTTCAAAAATAAATGGTTTCAAGGTCTTATGCGGAATCCAGATGATTCTTGGTATCAACTGCCTATAGGCGATCATATCTATTACGAGTGTGTAAAAGACGAAATTGAAAAGCGGTTTCCTAAAATGAACGTATTAAATAATAATAGTTTTGTTCACAATGGGATTCGTTATATTGGGCTGACAATTCCAGTTGTACTTGTAAGACGAAAAAAAGCACAACAAAAATTTATCTTGGAGGCATTAAATCAACTATTAAACAAAGACCATGATAGTCCAACCGTAATTGTTTCACATGCACCTTTATTTAATGAACTAAGCATGCTTTCGCCAGACAGTACGGCATATAAAAAAGACTATGTTTGCTCAGAGCTAAAAATTGAAAAGCTCTTTGAAGAGTACAATATAATTGGTGCTATTCATGGTCACCATCATATACCAGCATCCTTTGGCCGATATAAAATGGTGCATTTTGCAGGAAAAGAATTGTTTGTCGTTTGCTCGATCTATTCTAAAATAAACACGGGATTTGAGTTGATGAATTTACTAAAGAGTGAAAATTAG
- a CDS encoding MarR family winged helix-turn-helix transcriptional regulator produces MSFAEEAEQELMRLMVQNRHSAFSRLEKSNQGESIVIKFLHRYGEPTSPKHLAESLNLSSARIAVVLGSLEKKGQIERKMDPDDRRRINVTLTECGKKAAKLQKKEMRDKIVQVFKLMGETDTKQFIELTAKFVDYSQQISQKEEGDQ; encoded by the coding sequence ATGTCATTCGCAGAAGAGGCCGAACAAGAACTTATGCGTCTAATGGTTCAAAATCGACATAGCGCATTTAGTAGACTAGAAAAGAGCAATCAAGGTGAAAGTATTGTTATTAAGTTTCTACATCGTTATGGGGAGCCAACTAGCCCAAAGCATCTCGCTGAATCATTGAATTTATCTAGCGCTCGTATCGCCGTTGTCTTAGGAAGTTTAGAAAAAAAAGGACAAATCGAACGGAAAATGGATCCAGATGATCGCCGCCGTATCAACGTTACACTAACGGAATGCGGGAAAAAAGCAGCGAAACTGCAAAAGAAAGAAATGCGCGATAAGATCGTTCAGGTTTTTAAACTAATGGGAGAAACAGACACCAAACAGTTCATCGAGCTAACTGCGAAATTCGTAGACTACTCCCAACAAATTTCCCAGAAAGAGGAAGGTGACCAATAG